One window from the genome of Acanthochromis polyacanthus isolate Apoly-LR-REF ecotype Palm Island chromosome 21, KAUST_Apoly_ChrSc, whole genome shotgun sequence encodes:
- the LOC110960182 gene encoding intercellular adhesion molecule 1-like isoform X2, which yields MEDSSTLRLLSVFLTLELLSLSNGTDSAKLECPIRITPDTMVMQYKSETQNATCTPTSDSVPNVDKIFWQGLQGKGTDNTVWFVDTHKDWNERPVCYANFQGIETCHKTLNFILYKTPDSVRIQHLDNSSSVVENGELQLQCDVINVAPAQNLRIHWYRGNETLKTGPMQMTRCWTDNDTNCNISMIRSPVNVSFTVSITLNRNHSGADFRCEAQLDLGPGGPDPPPNMMSSPLSITVFYKPTINTTKLPKTIPVFRGYPEELVCEADGHPPPTIQWLYSSDKAPHELEGKLTVSEAGLYNCTATNDVDSTVHVVVVILKEDYLPLIAGFVAVTVVAISIVFLFIYSIYYKNTKMRRYSLKNPKLSTHDGNVAHNGWDLPLPMTKLS from the exons ATGGAGGATTCCAGCACCCTTCGTCTCCTTTCAGTCTTTTTGACTTTAGAGTTGCTGTCGCTTTCTAACGGGACAGACA GTGCCAAGCTGGAATGCCCTATCAGAATAACTCCAGACACGATGGTGATGCAATACAAAAGCGAAACCCAGAATGCAACGTGCACGCCGACATCTGACAGCGTCCCAAATGTTGATAAAATATTCTGGCAGGGTCTGCAGGGAAAAGGAACTGATAACACAGTTTGGTTTGTTGACACCCACAAAGACTGGAATGAGCGTCCTGTGTGTTACGCAAATTTTCAGGGAATTGAAACATGCCACAAAACCTTAAACTTCATTCTTTACA AAACACCAGACAGTGTTAGAATCCAACATTTGGATAATTCCAGCTCAGTGGTGGAGAACGGGGAGCTCCAGCTGCAGTGTGACGTTATCAATGTTGCTCCTGCACAAAACCTCAGGATACACTGGTACAGAGGGAATGAAACCCTTAAAACAG GCCCAATGCAAATGACTCGCTGTTGGACTGACAATGACACCAACTGCAACATCAGTATGATCAGATCCCCGGTAAATGTGTCTTTTACCGTTAGCATCACTCTGAACCGGAATCACAGCGGAGCAGATTTCAGATGTGAGGCTCAGTTGGACCTGGGACCTGGGGGACCAGATCCTCCTCCAAACATGATGTCCAGTCCTCTCAGCATCACTGTCTTCT ATAAGCCCACCATTAATACCACAAAGCTGCCAAAGACAATCCCAGTGTTCAGAGGTTATCCTGAGGAGCTTGTTTGTGAAGCCGACGGTCACCCGCCTCCAACAATCCAGTGGCTCTACAGCTCAGACAAGGCACCTCATGAGCTTGAAGGCAAACTCACCGTGTCTGAGGCGGGCCTCTACAACTGCACTGCTACCAACGATGTTGATTCCACAGTGCATGTGGTTGTAGTGATTTTAAAAG AGGACTACCTACCCCTCATCGCTGGATTTGTGGCTGTCACCGTAGTGGCCATCTCCATCGTCTTCCTCTTCATCTACTCCATCTACTACAAGAACACCAAGATGCGGCGCTACAGTCTCAAAAACCCCAAACTCAGCACTCACGATGGGAACGTGGCTCACAACGGCTGGGACCTGCCGCTGCCTATGACCAAACTGTCTTAG